The Altererythrobacter sp. Root672 genome includes a window with the following:
- a CDS encoding YidH family protein, with protein sequence MAAEAPARPERIKNEPLPAIPTTDDTNADQASVKLSHYRTGLSHHRTDLSEHRTDLSEYRTDLSDERTEMAMRRTGMAIHRTRMAADRTLMAFIRTSLSLIGFGFTLNEVFKRAIEAGAIHNAQSARNFGLTLIVLGILLLVGGILRHLQFSHELRARRRELVEDHLIHGQSTYPISTTLLTAIALLLVGVLAVASIVFDISFLG encoded by the coding sequence ATGGCAGCAGAAGCACCGGCGCGGCCCGAGCGAATTAAGAATGAGCCCTTGCCCGCGATACCCACGACCGATGACACCAACGCCGACCAGGCGTCCGTCAAACTCTCGCACTATCGGACGGGTCTTTCCCATCACCGCACCGACCTCTCAGAGCATCGTACCGATCTGTCCGAATACCGGACCGACCTTTCGGACGAACGCACCGAAATGGCGATGCGCCGGACGGGCATGGCAATCCATCGGACGCGAATGGCCGCGGACCGTACGCTCATGGCGTTCATCCGGACGTCTCTCTCGCTGATCGGGTTCGGCTTCACCCTCAACGAAGTGTTCAAGAGGGCGATAGAGGCGGGCGCGATACATAACGCGCAGTCGGCCCGTAATTTCGGCCTCACGCTGATTGTCCTTGGCATCCTGTTGCTGGTGGGCGGTATCCTGCGCCACCTGCAATTTTCGCACGAACTCCGGGCACGGCGCCGCGAGTTGGTCGAAGATCATCTCATCCATGGCCAAAGCACTTATCCGATCTCGACTACGCTCCTGACCGCCATCGCCCTGTTGCTGGTGGGTGTGTTGGCGGTCGCGAGCATCGTCTTCGACATCAGTTTCCTCGGGTGA
- a CDS encoding YidH family protein, whose product MTETPFPFDVQPSVSNHFAWLRTQLGLQRTLMAAVRTSVSLIGFGFTVAQFFQRLRGQVPDGFEVMNPAMPRNVGLVLIAAGVISLILFTIQYHYTVKTLSSGPYAPLVGPEKIRVQPLLVSYAVIIIGTFAFGSIFMHF is encoded by the coding sequence ATGACCGAGACCCCATTCCCCTTCGATGTCCAACCGAGCGTCAGCAATCACTTCGCCTGGTTGCGAACCCAACTGGGGCTGCAACGGACGCTGATGGCGGCCGTGCGCACGTCGGTATCGTTGATCGGCTTCGGGTTTACCGTCGCGCAGTTCTTTCAACGCCTGCGGGGACAGGTACCGGACGGATTTGAGGTCATGAACCCGGCGATGCCCCGTAACGTCGGCCTGGTGCTCATTGCGGCGGGCGTGATTTCGCTGATCCTGTTCACGATCCAATACCATTACACGGTCAAGACGCTCAGCAGCGGACCTTATGCGCCGCTCGTCGGGCCCGAGAAGATCAGAGTGCAGCCGCTGCTTGTCAGCTACGCGGTAATCATAATCGGAACGTTCGCCTTCGGATCGATCTTCATGCACTTCTAG
- a CDS encoding sensor histidine kinase, translating into MGKELGIPAQLAGQAASELHYITENHIALPLDDLLDGIDEFAGIVAYDGTLLYRNAAWRELAVQHEFFRAESLLSKGIAGEGAEGLRQALLDIIGGKYETVRLNFGLKGRPARHFALKLYKLVRGAKNFIYIAGNDASEMVQLKRRRQQLGSAVLHAQERERKRIGRELHDSTLQLLVGLQLNLARLKLAGGDDNIHSAELLGDCDQILELAYKEIRSISYLYHPPAMGDMGLEAALEAMISGFAKRTGLTINRQWLDAPLSAPFAEISLYRFAQEALTNIFRHAEATTVSVRLARSRNCLHLVIEDDGIGFIPSFRDKTVLGVGVTGMTERLREIGGRVSVLCRERGTVLIASVPDAQLG; encoded by the coding sequence ATGGGCAAGGAACTAGGTATTCCAGCTCAACTAGCGGGCCAGGCAGCGTCCGAACTCCATTATATTACCGAGAACCATATCGCGCTGCCGCTGGATGACTTGCTGGATGGCATCGACGAGTTTGCCGGCATCGTCGCCTACGATGGCACTCTGCTCTACCGAAACGCCGCCTGGCGTGAGCTAGCCGTTCAGCATGAGTTCTTCCGTGCCGAGAGCCTGCTGTCGAAGGGCATCGCCGGCGAAGGGGCGGAGGGGCTGCGACAAGCCCTGCTCGACATCATCGGCGGCAAATACGAAACGGTCCGGCTGAACTTTGGCTTGAAGGGCCGACCGGCCCGGCACTTTGCGCTGAAGTTGTACAAGCTCGTCCGTGGCGCGAAGAACTTCATCTACATCGCCGGCAACGATGCGTCGGAGATGGTCCAGCTAAAGCGCCGGCGCCAGCAGCTCGGTTCCGCGGTGCTTCACGCGCAGGAGCGCGAACGGAAGCGCATCGGGCGCGAACTGCACGATTCCACGCTGCAGCTGCTCGTCGGGCTACAGCTGAACTTAGCCCGGCTTAAGCTCGCCGGCGGCGACGACAACATCCACTCGGCGGAACTCCTGGGCGATTGCGACCAGATCCTTGAGCTCGCCTACAAGGAAATCCGCAGCATTTCATACCTGTACCATCCTCCTGCGATGGGCGACATGGGCCTAGAGGCGGCCTTGGAAGCGATGATTTCCGGATTTGCCAAGCGCACCGGGCTGACGATCAATCGCCAATGGCTCGACGCCCCGTTGTCGGCCCCTTTTGCCGAGATCAGCCTCTATCGTTTCGCCCAGGAAGCGCTGACCAACATCTTCCGCCATGCGGAGGCGACCACGGTGAGCGTGCGCCTCGCCAGATCGCGCAATTGCCTGCACCTGGTGATCGAGGACGATGGGATCGGCTTCATACCCTCGTTCCGTGACAAGACAGTGCTCGGCGTAGGCGTGACAGGTATGACCGAACGGCTGCGCGAAATCGGCGGGCGGGTTTCAGTGCTATGCCGCGAACGCGGAACGGTTCTGATCGCAAGCGTCCCTGACGCCCAGCTCGGTTGA
- a CDS encoding DUF2092 domain-containing protein, with translation MRSLLVLGGVLALAVTPAAQAQGQSAAPAASTAASEDPVDPQAVEALKRMSTFLTSMGTFKLTSTAAIDVVTADNQKVQMDSVTVYQVKKPGIAISYNSDMKQRQYLYDGKQFTIFAPAMGYYATIPAPATNREFLKELHERTGIELPLEDLFRWADEDQSDIVALTSAFNVGTATIDGARTDHWAFRSNDFDWELWIEQGDRPLPRKIVITDRTDPTLPSFTARLNWEVNPTLNDADFTYVPGPGAIAIQIASAAGAGQ, from the coding sequence ATGCGATCCCTACTGGTTTTGGGTGGCGTACTGGCGCTGGCGGTAACGCCAGCGGCCCAAGCGCAAGGGCAGTCTGCCGCACCGGCAGCATCGACCGCAGCGTCGGAGGATCCCGTGGATCCGCAGGCCGTCGAAGCTCTGAAGCGGATGAGTACGTTCTTAACCTCAATGGGCACCTTCAAACTCACCTCTACCGCGGCGATCGATGTCGTCACCGCCGATAACCAGAAGGTCCAGATGGACTCGGTAACGGTCTATCAGGTGAAGAAGCCGGGCATCGCGATCAGCTACAATTCCGACATGAAGCAGCGGCAGTACCTCTACGATGGGAAGCAATTCACCATCTTCGCCCCAGCGATGGGCTATTACGCCACTATCCCGGCTCCAGCGACCAATCGCGAGTTCCTGAAGGAGCTTCACGAGAGGACTGGCATCGAGTTGCCGCTGGAGGATCTGTTCCGCTGGGCGGACGAGGATCAATCGGACATTGTCGCGCTGACCTCGGCTTTCAACGTCGGCACCGCCACGATCGACGGGGCCCGCACCGACCACTGGGCGTTCCGATCAAACGATTTCGACTGGGAGCTTTGGATCGAGCAGGGCGATCGCCCGCTTCCGCGCAAGATCGTGATCACCGACCGGACCGATCCCACTCTGCCGTCGTTCACCGCGCGCCTGAACTGGGAAGTGAATCCCACGTTGAATGACGCAGACTTCACTTATGTGCCGGGACCTGGCGCGATTGCCATCCAGATCGCCAGCGCAGCGGGAGCAGGCCAATGA
- a CDS encoding response regulator — translation MTTSIRRILIADDHDIIRRGVRMLLETRGNLRIVAEAATGREALAAARETKPDIAILDYTLPELNGRDLTLELRKEFPKIEILIYTMHDREDMILDVLLAGARGFVLKSDTEKHLFAAIDALSIHRPYFSAAISETLLEQYLRSKPQGSFSTLSHREREVVQLIAEGKINKQVAELLNISIKTVETHRSVAMQKLKLRTTAELVRYAVRNNLVEP, via the coding sequence TTGACCACTTCGATCCGCAGAATACTGATCGCCGATGACCACGACATCATCCGTCGTGGCGTCCGTATGCTGCTTGAAACGCGGGGCAACCTCAGGATCGTGGCCGAGGCCGCGACCGGACGAGAGGCCTTGGCCGCCGCGCGGGAGACCAAACCCGATATCGCGATACTCGATTACACGCTGCCGGAATTGAACGGGCGGGACCTGACCTTGGAACTGCGCAAGGAGTTCCCGAAGATCGAGATCCTCATCTACACGATGCACGACAGGGAGGACATGATCCTCGACGTGCTGCTGGCCGGGGCGCGGGGCTTTGTGCTCAAGTCGGACACCGAGAAGCACCTGTTTGCCGCGATCGATGCACTCTCGATCCATCGTCCGTATTTCTCGGCGGCGATCTCGGAGACCTTGCTCGAGCAGTATCTGCGCAGCAAGCCCCAGGGCTCGTTCAGCACGCTCAGCCATCGGGAGCGTGAGGTCGTCCAGTTGATCGCCGAAGGGAAGATCAACAAGCAGGTCGCGGAACTGCTCAATATCAGCATCAAGACCGTCGAAACGCATCGTTCGGTCGCCATGCAAAAGCTGAAGCTGCGGACGACGGCAGAGCTCGTCCGCTACGCGGTGCGCAACAACCTGGTGGAACCGTAA
- the wrbA gene encoding NAD(P)H:quinone oxidoreductase: protein MARILVLYYSSYGHIAQMADAVAEGVRGAGHDCDVLRVAETAPAEVAAAAGFRVDESHDLIAGVDELEKYDGIVVGAPTRFGRMPSQMASFWDQAGGLWYRGALIGKVGAAFSSTAAQHGGQETTLFSILTNLLHMGCTIVGLDYGFTEQNGVDVVRGGSPYGATTIANNDGSRLPSEIDLNGARYLGRRVALTAAKLTA from the coding sequence ATGGCCCGCATCCTCGTGCTCTACTACTCTTCCTATGGACACATCGCCCAGATGGCCGACGCGGTAGCCGAAGGCGTTCGCGGCGCCGGGCATGATTGCGACGTGCTCCGCGTCGCCGAAACCGCCCCGGCGGAGGTGGCTGCAGCAGCTGGCTTCCGCGTGGATGAGAGCCACGACCTCATCGCTGGCGTCGACGAGCTCGAGAAATACGACGGCATCGTGGTCGGCGCGCCAACGCGCTTTGGGCGCATGCCGAGCCAGATGGCGTCGTTCTGGGACCAGGCCGGCGGCCTGTGGTACCGCGGCGCGCTGATCGGCAAAGTCGGTGCGGCCTTCAGCTCCACCGCCGCCCAGCACGGTGGGCAGGAGACGACGCTGTTCTCGATCCTGACCAACTTGCTGCACATGGGCTGTACGATAGTCGGGCTCGACTACGGGTTTACCGAGCAGAACGGCGTGGACGTGGTCCGCGGCGGCTCGCCTTATGGGGCGACGACGATCGCTAACAACGATGGCTCTCGCTTGCCTAGCGAGATCGATCTGAACGGTGCCCGCTACCTCGGCCGCCGAGTGGCGCTTACCGCGGCCAAGCTCACCGCCTAA